From a single Lacerta agilis isolate rLacAgi1 chromosome 3, rLacAgi1.pri, whole genome shotgun sequence genomic region:
- the SPRTN gene encoding sprT-like domain-containing protein Spartan isoform X3, which translates to MFSKYGLCLSKQFAFFICISRCAGVCCYEGRGGMCSIRLSEPLLKLRPRKDLVETLLHEMIHALLFVTNNDKDHESHGPEFCKHMHRINRLTGANITIYHEFHDEVDSYRQHWWRCNGPCQNKKPYFGYVKRAMNRAPSANDFWWAEHQQTCGGTYTKVKEPENYTKKGKEKIPQSKFLADGKGNANGGNMQNLIPFSGKGYILGGKSTLSPSERTTSESNDRNRLLLSLQHHSPSGLIRSNPQNASISSPFPSEGDKNSFASCVTLPKVSVANKKAYTNVNGSPIRNVSFNGGRSKSSPINVTWDLPSKRTPVKSISGPSTSTPKSHSSSHRNSSTHSGGPAKRAKIEDTAAFEKYFIHKTDPGLTSPPLKRKHEPIASERLATSATDENRNVSCPVCSSEVLEAKINEHLDSCLQDSLT; encoded by the exons ATGTTTAGCAAGTATGGTTTGTGTCTCAGTAAACAATTTgccttttttatttgcatttctag gTGTGCAGGAGTTTGCTGCTATGAAGGCCGTGGTGGAATGTGCTCCATCCGGCTCAGTGAACCACTTTTGAAGTTGCGGCCAAGAAAGGATCTTGTAGAG ACCCTGTTACATGAAATGATTCATGCCTTGTTATTTGTCACCAATAATGACAAAGATCATGAATCCCATGGCCCAGAATTCTGCAAACACATGCATCGGATAAACCGCCTAACTGGAGCCAATATTACA ATCTATCATGAGTTTCATGATGAAGTGGATTCCTATCGCCAGCACTGGTGGCGATGCAATGGTCCGTGTCAAAATAAAAAGCCGTATTTTGGCTATGTGAAGCGTGCAATGAATAGAGCACCATCTGCAAATGACTTCTGGTGGGCTGAGCACCAACAGACGTGCGGAGGTACATATACCAAGGTCAAGGAGCCAGAGAACTACACCAAGAAAGGCAAAGAGAAGATCCCACAATCAAAATTCCTAGCTGATGGCAAAG GAAACGCTAATGGAGGCAATATGCAGAACCTAATTCCTTTTAGTGGAAAAGGATatatccttggaggaaaaagcacTCTGTCACCATCAGAGAGGACCACAAGTGAAAGCAATGATAGGAACAGATTGCTGCTCAGTTTGCAGCATCATTCACCGTCTGGTTTGATAAGATCAAATCCTCAAAATGCAAGCATATCCTCACCATTTCCTTCTGAAGGTGATAAGAATAGCTTTGCTTCCTGTGTTACACTCCCTAAAGTATCAGTTGCTAACAAAAAAGCGTACACTAATGTTAATGGCTCGCCCATTAGAAATGTTTCTTTTAATGGAGGAAGATCAAAGTCAAGCCCTATAAATGTTACGTGGGATTTACCCTCAAAGAGGACACCAGTAAAAAGCATTTCTGGACCATCTACTTCAACTCCAAAATCCCATAGTTCATCTCATAGAAATAGCAGCACACACAGCGGTGGACCAGCAAAACGGGCAAAAATTGAAGACACTGCTGCCTTTGAAAAATACTTTATACATAAAACAGATCCAGGGTTGACCAGCCCTCCTTTGAAGAGAAAGCATGAACCAATAGCCTCAGAAAGGCTAGCTACTTCTGCCACTGATGAGAACAGAAACGTTTCCTGCCCTGTCTGCAGTTCTGAAGTTTTGGAagctaaaattaatgaacatctAGATTCCTGTCTCCAAGATTCCTTAACATGA
- the SPRTN gene encoding sprT-like domain-containing protein Spartan isoform X2: MFSKYGLCLSKQFAFFICISRCAGVCCYEGRGGMCSIRLSEPLLKLRPRKDLVETLLHEMIHALLFVTNNDKDHESHGPEFCKHMHRINRLTGANITIYHEFHDEVDSYRQHWWRCNGPCQNKKPYFGYVKRAMNRAPSANDFWWAEHQQTCGGTYTKVKEPENYTKKGKEKIPQSKFLADGKGNANGGNMQNLIPFSGKGYILGGKSTLSPSERTTSESNDRNRLLLSLQHHSPSGLIRSNPQNASISSPFPSEGDKNSFASCVTLPKVSVANKKAYTNVNGSPIRNVSFNGGRSKSSPINVTWDLPSKRTPVKSISGPSTSTPKSHSSSHRNSSTHSGGPAKRAKIEDTAAFEKYFIHKTDPGLTSPPLKRKHEPIASERLATSATDENRNVSCPVCSSEVLEAKINEHLDSCLQDSLT; this comes from the exons ATGTTTAGCAAGTATGGTTTGTGTCTCAGTAAACAATTTgccttttttatttgcatttctaggTGTGCAGGAGTTTGCTGCTATGAAGGCCGTGGTGGAATGTGCTCCATCCGGCTCAGTGAACCACTTTTGAAGTTGCGGCCAAGAAAGGATCTTGTAGAG ACCCTGTTACATGAAATGATTCATGCCTTGTTATTTGTCACCAATAATGACAAAGATCATGAATCCCATGGCCCAGAATTCTGCAAACACATGCATCGGATAAACCGCCTAACTGGAGCCAATATTACA ATCTATCATGAGTTTCATGATGAAGTGGATTCCTATCGCCAGCACTGGTGGCGATGCAATGGTCCGTGTCAAAATAAAAAGCCGTATTTTGGCTATGTGAAGCGTGCAATGAATAGAGCACCATCTGCAAATGACTTCTGGTGGGCTGAGCACCAACAGACGTGCGGAGGTACATATACCAAGGTCAAGGAGCCAGAGAACTACACCAAGAAAGGCAAAGAGAAGATCCCACAATCAAAATTCCTAGCTGATGGCAAAG GAAACGCTAATGGAGGCAATATGCAGAACCTAATTCCTTTTAGTGGAAAAGGATatatccttggaggaaaaagcacTCTGTCACCATCAGAGAGGACCACAAGTGAAAGCAATGATAGGAACAGATTGCTGCTCAGTTTGCAGCATCATTCACCGTCTGGTTTGATAAGATCAAATCCTCAAAATGCAAGCATATCCTCACCATTTCCTTCTGAAGGTGATAAGAATAGCTTTGCTTCCTGTGTTACACTCCCTAAAGTATCAGTTGCTAACAAAAAAGCGTACACTAATGTTAATGGCTCGCCCATTAGAAATGTTTCTTTTAATGGAGGAAGATCAAAGTCAAGCCCTATAAATGTTACGTGGGATTTACCCTCAAAGAGGACACCAGTAAAAAGCATTTCTGGACCATCTACTTCAACTCCAAAATCCCATAGTTCATCTCATAGAAATAGCAGCACACACAGCGGTGGACCAGCAAAACGGGCAAAAATTGAAGACACTGCTGCCTTTGAAAAATACTTTATACATAAAACAGATCCAGGGTTGACCAGCCCTCCTTTGAAGAGAAAGCATGAACCAATAGCCTCAGAAAGGCTAGCTACTTCTGCCACTGATGAGAACAGAAACGTTTCCTGCCCTGTCTGCAGTTCTGAAGTTTTGGAagctaaaattaatgaacatctAGATTCCTGTCTCCAAGATTCCTTAACATGA
- the EXOC8 gene encoding exocyst complex component 8, translating into MALSMGEGAAGGGGGGSRLRRQLESGSYAAEEYVKQLSQQSDGDRDLQEHRQRIQALSEETAQSLKRNVYQNYRQFIETAREISYLESEMYQLSHILTEQKGIMEAVTQALLQQASAADRDDPALGGARRAAADPHTNPFLALSAKDNAASEEGRQRTLTTLLEKVEGCRDLLPESPGKYLVYNGDLVEYDADHMVQVQRVHAFLMNDCLLVAAWLPNRRGAYRYDALYPLDGLAVVNVKDNPPMKDMFKLLMFPESRIFQAENAKIKKEWLEVLEETKRNRVLSEKRRLEQEAPVRAPPPSPPEATNPFEEEDEEEATPEEEVVDLSLEWIQELPEDLDVCIAQRDFEGAVDLLDKLNEYLGDKPVTQPVRELRTKVDERVRQLTDVLVFELSPDRSLRGGPRATRRAVSQLIRLGQSTKACELFLRNREAAVHTAIRQLRIEGATLLYIHKLCHVFFTSLLETAREFETDFAGNSGCYSAFVVWARSAMRMFVDAFSKQVFDSKESLSTAAECVKVAKEHCKQLSEIGLDLTFIIHTLLVKDIKGALQSYKDIIMEATKHRNSEEMWRRMNLMTPEALGKLREEMKSCGVTNFDQYTGDDCWVNLSYTVVAFTKQTMTFLEEALKLYFPELHMVLLESLVEIILVAVQHVDYSLRCEQDPEKKAFIRQNASFLHEIVLPVVEKRFEEGVGKPAKQLQDLRNTSKLVRVNPESTTSVV; encoded by the exons ATGGCGCTGTCTATGGGCGAAGGGGctgcgggcggcggcggcggcgggagccgTCTGAGGCGGCAGCTGGAGTCCGGCAGCTACGCGGCGGAGGAGTACGTGAAGCAGCTGTCTCAGCAGTCGGACGGCGACCGGGACTTGCAGGAGCACCGGCAGCGCATCCAGGCGCTGAGCGAGGAGACGGCGCAGAGCCTCAAGCGCAACGTCTACCAGAACTACCGGCAGTTCATCGAGACGGCGCGCGAGATCAGCTACCTGGAGAGCGAGATGTACCAGCTGAGCCACATCCTCACCGAGCAGAAGGGCATCATGGAGGCCGTCACGCAGGCCCTCCTGCAGCAGGCCAGCGCCGCCGATCGCGACGACCCGGCCCTGGGAGGCGCCCGGCGGGCCGCCGCCGACCCCCACACCAACCCCTTCCTGGCCCTCTCGGCCAAAGACAACGCTGCCAGCGAGGAGGGCCGCCAGCGCACCCTCACCACTCTCCTGGAGAAGGTGGAGGGCTGCCGCGACCTGCTGCCGGAGAGCCCCGGAAAGTACTTGGTCTACAACGGGGACCTCGTGGAGTATGATGCTGACCACATGGTGCAGGTCCAGAGGGTACATGCCTTCCTCATGAACGACTGCCTGCTCGTGGCGGCATGGCTCCCCAACCGGCGTGGCGCGTACCGGTACGATGCCCTTTACCCGCTGGATGGGCTGGCGGTGGTCAACGTCAAGGACAACCCGCCCATGAAGGACATGTTCAAGCTGCTCATGTTCCCTGAGAGCCGTATCTTCCAAGCGGAGAACGCCAAGATAAAGAAAGAATGGCTGGAAGTGTTGGAGGAGACCAAGAGGAATCGGGTCCTCAGTGAGAAGCGGCGGCTGGAGCAGGAGGCCCCAGTGCgagcccctcccccctcccctccagaagCCACCAATCCTtttgaggaggaggatgaagaggaGGCAACACCAGAGGAAGAAGTGGTGGATTTGTCCCTAGAATGGATTCAGGAGCTGCCCGAGGATCTGGATGTCTGCATCGCTCAGAGAGACTTTGAAGGGGCTGTTGATTTGCTAGATAAACTGAATGAGTACCTGGGAGATAAGCCTGTGACCCAGCCAGTCAGGGAACTACGAACAAAAGTGGACGAAAGAGTCCGACAGCTCACGGATGTGCTTGTGTTTGAACTTTCTCCAGATAGGTCTCTACGGGGTGGGCCTAGAGCTACACGCCGAGCGGTTTCTCAGCTCATCCGCTTGGGTCAATCAACCAAAGCATGTGAACTTTTCTTGAGGAACAGGGAAGCTGCAGTACACACAGCCATCCGCCAGTTGCGCATTGAAGGTGCCACTCTGCTGTATATTCACAAGCTCTGCCATGTCTTCTTTACCAGCCTGTTAGAGACTGCAAGGGAGTTTGAGACAGACTTTGCAGGCAACAGTGGATGCTATTCTGCCTTTGTTGTCTGGGCCCGATCTGCTATGCGGATGTTTGTGGATGCGTTTAGCAAGCAGGTGTTTGACAGTAAGGAGAGCTTATCCACTGCTGCCGAGTGTGTGAAG GTGGCAAAGGAACACTGCAAGCAGCTCAGTGAGATTGGTTTGGATCTGACCTTCATCATTCATACCCTGCTAGTGAAGGATATCAAAGGGGCTTTGCAGAGCTACAAAGATATCATAATGGAGGCTACAAAACATCGTAACTCTGAAGAGATGTGGAGGAGAATGAACTTGATGACCCCTGAAGCTTTAGGAAAACTTAGAGAGGAGATGAAGAGCTGTGGTGTGACCAATTTTGATCAGTACACTGGTGATGACTGCTGGGTAAATCTTAGCTATACTGTTGTGGCTTTCACCAAACAGACCATGACCTTCTTGGAGGAAGCTCTCAAACTGTACTTCCCAGAGCTGCATATGGTTCTGCTGGAAAGTCTGGTGGAGATAATCCTTGTGGCCGTCCAGCATGTTGATTACAGTTTACGCTGTGAACAGGACCCTGAGAAGAAAGCATTCATCAGGCAGAATGCATCTTTCCTTCACGAAATTGTCCTTCCTGTTGTAGAGAAGAGGTTTGAGGAAGGAGTAGGGAAACCGGCTAAGCAGCTGCAAGATCTGAGGAATACTTCAAAACTGGTGCGTGTTAATCCTGAAAGTACTACCTCTGTAGTGTGA
- the SPRTN gene encoding sprT-like domain-containing protein Spartan isoform X1: protein MDGDFLLALRLQAEWEAEDGEAQGAKAVAPAASPGSPARPLSVVDSAWELLDPSPDVRGLFLQFNETLFWGRLAAVEVKWSPRMTLCAGVCCYEGRGGMCSIRLSEPLLKLRPRKDLVETLLHEMIHALLFVTNNDKDHESHGPEFCKHMHRINRLTGANITIYHEFHDEVDSYRQHWWRCNGPCQNKKPYFGYVKRAMNRAPSANDFWWAEHQQTCGGTYTKVKEPENYTKKGKEKIPQSKFLADGKGNANGGNMQNLIPFSGKGYILGGKSTLSPSERTTSESNDRNRLLLSLQHHSPSGLIRSNPQNASISSPFPSEGDKNSFASCVTLPKVSVANKKAYTNVNGSPIRNVSFNGGRSKSSPINVTWDLPSKRTPVKSISGPSTSTPKSHSSSHRNSSTHSGGPAKRAKIEDTAAFEKYFIHKTDPGLTSPPLKRKHEPIASERLATSATDENRNVSCPVCSSEVLEAKINEHLDSCLQDSLT from the exons ATGGACGGCGACTTCTTGCTGGCCCTCCGGCTGCAGGCGGAGTGGGAGGCAGAGGACGGGGAAGCACAGGGAGCGAAGGCGGTGGCCCCTGCCGCCTCGCCCGGTTCCCCGGCGCGGCCGCTCTCCGTCGTGGACAGCGCCTGGGAGCTGCTGGACCCGAGCCCCGACGTGCGAGGCCTCTTCCTGCAGTTCAACGAGACCCTCTTCTGGGGCCGCCTGGCAGCCGTGGAAGTGAAGTGGAGCCCACGCATGACGCT gTGTGCAGGAGTTTGCTGCTATGAAGGCCGTGGTGGAATGTGCTCCATCCGGCTCAGTGAACCACTTTTGAAGTTGCGGCCAAGAAAGGATCTTGTAGAG ACCCTGTTACATGAAATGATTCATGCCTTGTTATTTGTCACCAATAATGACAAAGATCATGAATCCCATGGCCCAGAATTCTGCAAACACATGCATCGGATAAACCGCCTAACTGGAGCCAATATTACA ATCTATCATGAGTTTCATGATGAAGTGGATTCCTATCGCCAGCACTGGTGGCGATGCAATGGTCCGTGTCAAAATAAAAAGCCGTATTTTGGCTATGTGAAGCGTGCAATGAATAGAGCACCATCTGCAAATGACTTCTGGTGGGCTGAGCACCAACAGACGTGCGGAGGTACATATACCAAGGTCAAGGAGCCAGAGAACTACACCAAGAAAGGCAAAGAGAAGATCCCACAATCAAAATTCCTAGCTGATGGCAAAG GAAACGCTAATGGAGGCAATATGCAGAACCTAATTCCTTTTAGTGGAAAAGGATatatccttggaggaaaaagcacTCTGTCACCATCAGAGAGGACCACAAGTGAAAGCAATGATAGGAACAGATTGCTGCTCAGTTTGCAGCATCATTCACCGTCTGGTTTGATAAGATCAAATCCTCAAAATGCAAGCATATCCTCACCATTTCCTTCTGAAGGTGATAAGAATAGCTTTGCTTCCTGTGTTACACTCCCTAAAGTATCAGTTGCTAACAAAAAAGCGTACACTAATGTTAATGGCTCGCCCATTAGAAATGTTTCTTTTAATGGAGGAAGATCAAAGTCAAGCCCTATAAATGTTACGTGGGATTTACCCTCAAAGAGGACACCAGTAAAAAGCATTTCTGGACCATCTACTTCAACTCCAAAATCCCATAGTTCATCTCATAGAAATAGCAGCACACACAGCGGTGGACCAGCAAAACGGGCAAAAATTGAAGACACTGCTGCCTTTGAAAAATACTTTATACATAAAACAGATCCAGGGTTGACCAGCCCTCCTTTGAAGAGAAAGCATGAACCAATAGCCTCAGAAAGGCTAGCTACTTCTGCCACTGATGAGAACAGAAACGTTTCCTGCCCTGTCTGCAGTTCTGAAGTTTTGGAagctaaaattaatgaacatctAGATTCCTGTCTCCAAGATTCCTTAACATGA